One genomic segment of bacterium includes these proteins:
- the cysC gene encoding adenylyl-sulfate kinase, whose translation MSERPKSKNITWSHSFVSRESRHELLGHRSATLWFTGLSGSGKSTVALAVEQLLVARGANGYVLDGDNVRQGLNSNLGFAPQDRTENIRRIGEVAKLFNDAGVIVLTAFISPYRVDRDRVRAALPAGEFIEVFVDCPLDECERRDVKGLYKKARAGEIPEFTGISAPYEAPESPELVVKTAESEVLECAQQVIAYLEHRGVLSV comes from the coding sequence ATGAGCGAGCGCCCGAAAAGCAAGAACATCACCTGGAGTCACAGCTTCGTCTCCAGGGAATCCCGGCACGAGCTTCTGGGACATCGCTCGGCCACTCTCTGGTTCACCGGCCTCTCGGGATCGGGCAAATCGACTGTCGCGCTCGCCGTCGAGCAGTTGCTGGTCGCCCGCGGTGCCAACGGCTACGTGCTCGATGGCGACAACGTCCGCCAGGGGCTCAACTCGAACCTCGGCTTTGCCCCGCAGGACCGCACCGAGAACATCCGCCGCATCGGCGAGGTGGCGAAGCTTTTCAACGACGCGGGTGTGATCGTGCTGACTGCGTTCATCTCGCCCTATCGAGTCGATCGCGACCGAGTGCGAGCGGCGCTCCCGGCGGGGGAGTTCATCGAAGTTTTTGTCGATTGTCCTCTAGATGAATGTGAGCGCCGGGACGTGAAAGGGCTGTACAAGAAGGCTCGCGCGGGTGAGATCCCGGAGTTCACAGGCATCTCTGCGCCCTACGAGGCCCCCGAGAGCCCGGAACTGGTGGTGAAGACCGCCGAGTCGGAGGTCCTGGAGTGCGCGCAGCAGGTCATTGCCTACCTCGAACATCGAGGTGTGTTGAGCGTCTGA
- a CDS encoding tetratricopeptide repeat protein, with the protein MTKTPAQILMCCLALGFAGACGTTSGPESLPPLPLSPEAEAGAAFIRGHKLELEGRLLEAAEAYENAARIDPESAELQRYLAQLWLRADDAERALSHAERSCELDPENDQLRSSLASLYISLKRYPQAATLLEPDFEAGELSDEGRMTLFNLYLRIENADGAERVAHQMVETAPGDVRGYMALGAARERFDDPIAALRAYREGLGVDPHQAVFYDSIARVHRKAEDAESEIAILEEKLVVFPGDPAAYMRLGQVYDDRGDRDSAIEALENLVGVHPEILGAQFRLGYFYYESRRLDDALERFEIVARGRGGIEDQRYRDEVRYFLGLVREEAGQLDEALESLEQVPRESPRFADSRVLMARILEKREEFERAITELKRAIASAPSNTALSIYLAGIYQRNGDVERAVAIVEDLIAENPTEIDLYYDLGVIYGDAENYEKSLEYMNKVLEMNPDHASALNFIGYTWAEQGENLDEAESMLRRAVELRPDDGYITDSLGWVYYQQGLRNLRNGDPQIARDYFTRALSELEHALELLERDDPVITWHAADAYRSMARFDDALQAYLRALELKPSEADAKKIRDEIRLLEIQMQESPPEESR; encoded by the coding sequence ATGACAAAAACTCCCGCTCAGATTCTTATGTGCTGCCTCGCGCTGGGCTTCGCGGGTGCGTGTGGTACGACCTCGGGTCCCGAAAGCCTTCCCCCTCTGCCCTTGTCGCCGGAAGCTGAAGCGGGTGCAGCCTTCATTCGCGGCCACAAGCTCGAACTCGAGGGGCGTCTACTCGAAGCGGCCGAAGCCTACGAGAACGCGGCTCGCATCGATCCTGAATCAGCTGAACTTCAGCGTTACCTGGCCCAACTCTGGTTGCGCGCCGACGACGCAGAGCGCGCACTCTCTCACGCGGAACGTTCTTGCGAACTCGATCCCGAGAACGATCAACTGCGTTCGAGCCTGGCCAGTCTGTACATCTCCTTGAAGCGCTATCCGCAGGCGGCCACGCTTCTGGAGCCGGATTTCGAGGCTGGAGAGCTTTCGGATGAGGGCAGAATGACCCTCTTCAACCTCTATCTGCGCATCGAGAACGCCGATGGAGCCGAGAGAGTCGCCCACCAGATGGTGGAGACGGCTCCGGGTGATGTTCGCGGATACATGGCGCTGGGGGCGGCCCGCGAACGATTCGACGATCCGATCGCCGCCCTGCGCGCGTACCGCGAAGGCCTGGGAGTCGATCCGCATCAAGCCGTGTTCTACGACTCGATCGCGCGCGTCCATCGCAAAGCGGAGGATGCGGAGAGCGAGATCGCGATCCTGGAGGAGAAACTCGTCGTTTTTCCCGGGGATCCAGCCGCCTATATGAGACTTGGGCAGGTCTATGACGATCGCGGTGATCGGGATTCCGCGATCGAAGCACTCGAGAATCTGGTCGGGGTCCATCCCGAGATCCTCGGCGCTCAATTTCGCCTCGGTTATTTCTACTACGAGAGCCGACGACTCGATGATGCCCTGGAACGCTTTGAAATCGTTGCGCGTGGCCGAGGCGGCATCGAAGACCAACGCTATCGCGATGAAGTGCGTTACTTCCTCGGCCTGGTAAGAGAGGAGGCCGGTCAACTCGACGAGGCTCTGGAATCGCTCGAGCAGGTGCCGCGCGAGTCGCCCCGTTTCGCGGATTCACGCGTGTTGATGGCGCGCATCCTCGAGAAGCGAGAGGAATTCGAACGCGCCATCACGGAACTCAAACGCGCCATCGCGTCCGCGCCGAGCAATACCGCGCTTTCGATCTATCTCGCGGGTATCTACCAGCGCAACGGCGACGTCGAGCGTGCCGTTGCGATCGTCGAAGACCTGATTGCGGAAAACCCCACGGAGATCGACCTGTACTACGACCTGGGCGTGATCTACGGCGATGCGGAGAACTACGAAAAGTCACTCGAGTACATGAACAAGGTTCTCGAGATGAATCCGGATCACGCCAGCGCTCTCAATTTCATCGGCTACACCTGGGCAGAGCAGGGCGAGAATCTCGACGAGGCCGAGAGCATGCTTCGTCGGGCGGTTGAACTTCGGCCCGACGACGGATATATCACCGACAGTCTTGGCTGGGTCTACTACCAGCAGGGACTGCGGAATCTGCGCAACGGTGACCCCCAGATCGCACGCGACTACTTTACTCGAGCCCTGTCCGAACTGGAGCACGCCCTGGAATTGCTGGAACGCGACGATCCGGTCATTACCTGGCACGCCGCCGACGCCTACCGATCCATGGCGCGCTTCGATGACGCGCTTCAGGCGTATCTGCGCGCACTGGAATTGAAGCCCAGCGAAGCCGACGCGAAGAAGATTCGCGATGAGATCCGTCTCCTGGAGATCCAGATGCAGGAATCTCCACCGGAGGAATCGCGTTGA
- a CDS encoding ABC transporter ATP-binding protein, producing the protein MSEAVLKVRGLRTTFHTPEGVLPAVDGVSFDLHAGETLCVVGESGCGKSVTALSVLRLLPEPPANIEAGEILFDGDNLLTLDSEQMRQIRGNRIAMIFQEPMTSLNPVLRIGYQIEESLQVHTDMDGKHRRERVVELLNLVGIPEAERRARDYPHQLSGGMRQRVMIAMALACDPEVLIADEPTTALDVTIQAQIIELLETLKKRFNMAVLLITHDLGVVAEAAQRVAVLYAGRVVETATADELFREPRHPYTHGLLLAMPSSKNKSREPLHVIAGIVPDLISRPEGCSFRERCPRAQEVCAKIDPELDSIGPDHSVACHNAVPPEGDA; encoded by the coding sequence ATGAGCGAAGCGGTTCTGAAAGTCCGCGGGCTGCGCACGACGTTTCACACTCCAGAAGGCGTGCTCCCGGCCGTGGACGGAGTGAGTTTCGATCTGCACGCCGGTGAAACACTGTGCGTTGTAGGGGAGTCGGGATGCGGTAAATCGGTCACCGCGCTCTCTGTTTTGCGTTTGCTTCCCGAGCCGCCCGCGAACATCGAAGCGGGTGAGATTCTATTCGACGGCGACAATCTGCTTACTCTCGATTCCGAACAGATGCGCCAGATTCGCGGGAATCGCATCGCGATGATCTTCCAGGAGCCGATGACTTCGCTCAATCCGGTCCTGCGCATCGGCTATCAGATCGAAGAATCGCTCCAGGTTCACACCGACATGGATGGTAAGCACAGGCGCGAGCGGGTCGTTGAACTCCTCAATCTCGTGGGTATTCCCGAAGCGGAGCGACGGGCGCGCGACTACCCTCATCAGCTCTCGGGCGGCATGCGTCAGCGTGTGATGATTGCGATGGCTCTCGCGTGCGATCCCGAAGTGTTGATCGCGGACGAGCCGACCACCGCTCTGGACGTAACGATCCAGGCGCAGATCATCGAGCTTCTGGAGACCTTGAAGAAGCGATTCAACATGGCCGTGTTGCTGATCACGCACGACCTCGGCGTCGTAGCCGAAGCCGCGCAACGTGTGGCGGTACTCTACGCCGGGCGCGTCGTCGAAACGGCGACAGCGGATGAACTCTTCCGCGAGCCGCGTCATCCCTATACACACGGCCTGTTGCTCGCGATGCCCAGTTCCAAGAACAAGTCGCGTGAGCCGCTTCACGTGATTGCAGGCATCGTCCCCGACCTGATCAGCCGGCCCGAAGGTTGCAGTTTTCGCGAACGGTGTCCGCGTGCGCAAGAAGTTTGCGCGAAGATCGATCCCGAACTCGATAGCATCGGACCCGATCATAGTGTTGCATGTCACAACGCCGTGCCTCCCGAGGGTGACGCATGA